A genomic window from Corynebacterium fournieri includes:
- the nth gene encoding endonuclease III: MPSTTPRKHRRPGSHPAARGAETDIGRTRRARRINRTLAQTFPHAHAELDFSNPLELLVATVLSAQTTDARVNMVTPALFAAYPTAHAYAEANQAEVEEIIRSTGFFRSKAKNLIGLGQKLVSDFGGEVPTKLEDLVTLPGVGRKTAHVVRGNAFDMPGLTVDTHFQRLVKRLMLTEATDPVKIEHAIAELIERREWTMFSHRIIFQGRRICHARKPACGVCPIAYDCPSFGAGPIEPEAAADLVTGPEREHILGMA; the protein is encoded by the coding sequence ATGCCGTCCACCACCCCGAGAAAGCACCGTCGCCCTGGTTCCCATCCGGCGGCGCGGGGTGCAGAGACAGACATCGGCCGCACCAGGCGCGCCCGCCGCATCAACCGCACGTTGGCGCAGACCTTCCCTCACGCCCACGCTGAGCTAGATTTTTCTAATCCGTTGGAGTTGTTGGTGGCGACAGTGCTTTCAGCGCAGACCACGGACGCGCGCGTCAACATGGTCACGCCCGCGCTGTTTGCGGCCTATCCCACCGCGCACGCCTACGCCGAGGCGAACCAGGCAGAGGTGGAAGAGATCATCCGCTCCACCGGCTTTTTCCGCTCGAAGGCGAAGAACTTGATTGGCCTGGGCCAGAAGTTGGTGTCGGACTTCGGTGGTGAGGTGCCGACGAAGCTGGAGGACTTGGTCACCTTGCCGGGGGTGGGCCGAAAGACGGCGCACGTGGTGCGCGGCAACGCCTTCGACATGCCGGGGTTGACGGTGGATACCCACTTCCAGCGCCTGGTCAAGCGGCTGATGCTCACGGAAGCGACGGACCCGGTCAAGATCGAGCACGCGATCGCCGAGCTGATCGAGCGCCGCGAGTGGACGATGTTTTCCCACCGCATCATCTTCCAAGGCCGCCGCATCTGCCACGCCCGCAAACCCGCCTGCGGGGTCTGCCCGATTGCGTACGACTGCCCGAGCTTCGGCGCCGGCCCGATCGAGCCGGAGGCGGCCGCGGACCTTGTCACCGGCCCCGAGCGCGAGCACATTTTGGGGATGGCATGA
- a CDS encoding TlpA family protein disulfide reductase, protein MKRTVWLSAVVIVVVTALVALGARSLLVDDQPSEEPVAVDKHMPERPDCPAALDLPCLGGEVAGQAKDVTVVNVWAWWCQPCRAELPAVDEFARTHPEYSVVGVHADGNAANGAALLEDLGVGLPSYQDDSGAFAAVQGLPPVVPVTVVLRGGQQVAVFAREFTSAAELADAVAGVL, encoded by the coding sequence ATGAAACGTACGGTGTGGCTGAGCGCGGTGGTCATCGTCGTGGTCACCGCCCTTGTGGCCTTAGGCGCGCGCAGTTTGCTTGTCGACGATCAACCTTCGGAGGAACCTGTGGCCGTCGATAAGCACATGCCCGAACGTCCCGACTGCCCGGCGGCGCTGGACCTGCCGTGCCTCGGTGGGGAGGTGGCCGGCCAGGCCAAGGACGTCACCGTGGTCAACGTGTGGGCCTGGTGGTGCCAGCCGTGCCGCGCCGAGTTGCCTGCGGTGGACGAGTTCGCCCGCACCCACCCGGAGTACTCCGTGGTGGGCGTGCACGCCGACGGCAACGCCGCCAACGGAGCGGCCCTGCTGGAGGACCTGGGGGTGGGCCTGCCCAGCTACCAGGACGACTCCGGCGCGTTCGCCGCGGTGCAGGGCCTGCCGCCTGTGGTGCCGGTGACGGTCGTGCTGCGCGGCGGACAACAAGTGGCGGTGTTCGCGCGCGAGTTCACCTCCGCCGCCGAGCTGGCCGACGCGGTGGCAGGGGTGCTGTAA
- a CDS encoding NUDIX hydrolase, giving the protein MDVPLRPDRAPVWLNTLLDGIANGGGAIPRKLLSPRVVQRDGEDQAAVLILFAGDPRATQLPDNARVLITHRTPRMRSHSGQMAFPGGHIDPGDGGPIGAALREAEEETGLDPDRVIPLAVLDAATVGGSNRRVRPVVAFSPEPGEVYPASEEETDAVFFVPVRELVDPVNRAMLGIQEWSGPAFWAGKYLVWGFTGVLLAVVLQLGGWVLPWDEKPGDLRAALARSANRER; this is encoded by the coding sequence ATGGACGTGCCGCTCAGACCCGACCGGGCGCCGGTGTGGCTCAACACCCTGCTCGACGGCATAGCTAACGGCGGCGGCGCCATCCCCCGGAAGCTGCTTTCCCCGCGCGTGGTGCAGCGCGACGGCGAGGACCAGGCCGCGGTGCTCATCCTCTTCGCCGGCGACCCGCGGGCGACGCAGCTGCCCGATAACGCGCGGGTGCTGATCACGCACCGCACCCCGCGCATGCGCAGCCACTCGGGCCAGATGGCCTTTCCCGGCGGGCACATCGACCCCGGCGACGGCGGGCCCATAGGCGCTGCGTTGCGCGAGGCGGAGGAGGAGACGGGGTTGGACCCGGACCGGGTGATTCCGCTGGCGGTGCTGGACGCGGCGACTGTTGGCGGCAGCAACCGGCGCGTGCGGCCTGTCGTGGCCTTTAGCCCGGAGCCCGGCGAGGTGTACCCGGCCAGCGAGGAAGAGACTGACGCGGTGTTTTTCGTCCCCGTGCGCGAGTTGGTGGACCCGGTCAACCGCGCGATGCTGGGAATTCAAGAGTGGTCGGGCCCGGCGTTTTGGGCAGGCAAATACCTGGTGTGGGGGTTTACAGGGGTGCTGCTGGCGGTGGTGCTGCAGCTGGGCGGCTGGGTGCTGCCGTGGGACGAAAAGCCGGGCGACTTGCGGGCTGCGCTGGCGCGTTCTGCCAACCGCGAGCGGTAA